A portion of the Nomia melanderi isolate GNS246 chromosome 2, iyNomMela1, whole genome shotgun sequence genome contains these proteins:
- the LOC116431101 gene encoding uncharacterized protein LOC116431101, protein MPLVHESNDLSAIFSPMMAMHRDFRWSLTNFVLVTLLVASSAAREICDKSKCSGPLTYYKGLNCKPVYKNTNDCCPESFDCSHLKNLSEKKCYANGNEYSIGESLKDEDANACDIGCTCVEGYNGGLPYFSCAIVDCPFSEIDVRENCFHKNTPDTCCATSLVCLKEGEKRATCEVDGKTYKEGEYFQPKSDSGLNCYCMPNYKGENVAPFCKKHHCRPLFRGADDVRQNCVPVFYVGQNPQTDCNIASRCQNENDTVISNHDAKAVVETDESKMCRFGNLTMYIGDELNQDTGYDSRCVKCVCEVPPFPTCMHRDDGECAPPSLPGTNLD, encoded by the exons ATGCCACTCGTTCACGAGAGCAACGATTTGTCCGCGATATTCTCTCCAATGATGGCTATGCACCGTGATTTCCGTTGGTCTCTGACAAACTTCGTCCTCGTGACGCTTCTCGTCGCTTCCAGTGCGGCACGAG agaTCTGTGACAAATCGAAGTGTTCAGGACCTTTGACATACTACAAAGGTCTCAACTGTAAACCAGTGTATAAAAATACCAATGATTGCTGTCCCGAATCGTTTGACTGTAgccatttgaaaaatttgtctGAGAAAAAATGTTATGCAAATGGCAATGAATATAGCATTGGTGAATCGTTGAAGGATGAGGATGCAAATGCTTGCGATATAGGCTGCACTTGCGTAGAAGGGTACAATGGCGG ACTGCCATACTTCTCGTGTGCGATAGTAGACTGTCCATTCTCGGAAATCGACGTTAGggaaaattgttttcataaaaatacacCTGACACCTGCTGTGCAACATCGTTGGTTTGTT TGAAGGAAGGTGAAAAGAGGGCAACTTGTGAGGTTGATGGAAAAACTTATAAAGAAGGGGAATATTTCCAACCAAAATCTGATTCAGGATTGAATTGTTACTGCATGCCAAACTACAAAG GTGAAAACGTTGCACCTTTCTGCAAGAAACATCACTGCAGGCCTCTATTCCGAGGAGCCGATGATGTACGTCAAAATTGTGTGCCGGTCTTTTATGTCGGTCAAAATCCGCAAACCGACTGCAATATTGCCAGTAGATGTC aaaatgaaaatgacacTGTTATTAGTAATCACGATGCTAAAGCTGTCGTGGAAACAG ACGAGAGTAAAATGTGTCGATTTGGTAATCTAACGATGTACATTGGAGACGAACTGAACCAGGATACTGGGTACGATTCCCGGTGCGTGAAATGCGTATGCGAAGTTCCACCGTTTCCAACCTGTATGCATCGCGATGATGGAGAATGTGCTCCCCCGTCACTTCCTGGTACTAATTTGGATTAA